From one Cyprinus carpio isolate SPL01 chromosome B3, ASM1834038v1, whole genome shotgun sequence genomic stretch:
- the LOC109045346 gene encoding LOW QUALITY PROTEIN: regulator of G-protein signaling 9-like (The sequence of the model RefSeq protein was modified relative to this genomic sequence to represent the inferred CDS: substituted 1 base at 1 genomic stop codon) produces the protein MSCLKKVEATVVQMQDPSTGVKGTNQKLNITTIPHAITGQDIVAWITKNMNMDNDEAQAFSTMLVAFGYIYPLQDHKKLVLRPDGSLYRFQTPYFXPVQKWKAEDTDYAIYLAKRNIRKKGVLDAYEQEEYNKLHKWMNHKWDFIVMQAKEQYHAGKARQKADRVVFDCQERAYWIVHRPPPQTHSAMDYGLDRHIDPNVEEKKTYDYYKRINIYTQQAIMRSRVKSSVSLGALVKYMMTFKNHDPFLVPCLPRNPWQTDHDSYWELNTPDVEVPTKMRVERWSFSFYELLSDPRGRADFKVFLKKEFSGENLAFWEAAEELKWGTAASMSEKAEHIFKTFLAPGAPRWINIDGRTMGLTVKGLEHPHRYVFDAAQTHIFMLMKKDTFYRYLKSPVYKEIQKKAISPAPQFFCICMFTDNSSSLVQCKKKNYLYVSTSNISFNASYNCSSC, from the exons ATGTCCTGCCTGAAAAAG GTGGAGGCCACAGTGGTTCAGATGCAGGACCCATCGACTGGAGTTAAAGGAACAAATCAGAAGCTCAACATTACAACCATTCCCCATGCCATCACTG GTCAAGATATTGTTGCATGGATCACCAAAAATATGAACATGGACAATGATG AGGCTCAAGCGTTTAGCACAATGTTAGTGGCGTTCGGGTACATCTACCCTCTGCAAGACCACAAAAAGCTTGTCCTCAGACCAGATGGCAGTTTGTACCGCTTTCAG ACCCCCTATTTCTGACCTGTGCAGAAATGGAAGGCTGAGGACACTGATTATG CAATCTATCTGGCAAAGAGAAACATTCGAAAAAAGGGAGTGCTTGATGCTTATGAGcag GAGGAATACAACAAACTTCACAAATGGATGAACCACAAATGGGATTTTATTGTGATGCAAGCTAAAGAGCAGTACCA TGCTGGGAAGGCTCGTCAGAAGGCAGACAGAGTTGTGTTTGACTGTCAGGAAAGAGCCTACTGGATTGTCCACAGGCCTCCA CCACAAACTCACAGCGCTATGGATTACGGCCTGGATCGTCACATTGACCCTAATGTGGAGGAG aaaaaaacctATGATTACTACAAAAGAATT AACATCTACACACAACAGGCCATCATGCGGTCAAGGGTCAAGTCTTCAGTATCTCTTGGAGC CCTGGTCAAATATATGATGACATTTAAGAACCACGACCCGTTCCTCGTTCCCTGCCTCCCCAGAAATCCCTGGCAAACTGATCATGACTCTTACTGGGAGCTGAACACGCCAGA tgttgaAGTTCCCACAAAGATGAGAGTGGAGCGCTGGTCCTTTAGCTTCTATGAGTTGCTTAGTGATCCACGGGGCCGTGCAGACTTCAAGGTTTTCCTAAAGAAAGAATTCAGTG gtGAGAATCTAGCTTTTTGGGAAGCCGCCGAGGAGTTGAAATGGGGCACAGCAGCTTCTATGTCAGAGAAAGCAGAACACATTTTCAA aacCTTTTTGGCCCCAGGAGCACCACGATGGATCAACATTGATGGCAGGACAATGGGTCTAACAGTAAAGGGACTGGAACATCCTCACCGATACGTATTTGACGCTGCCCAAACACACATCTTCATGCTGATGAAAAAG gATACCTTCTATCGCTACCTGAAGTCACCAGTTTACaaggaaatacagaaaaaagccATTTCACCTGCACCacaatttttttgtatatgcATGTTTACCGATAATTCATCCTCTcttgtacaatgtaaaaaaaaaaactatttatatgttTCTACTTCCAACATTTCGTTTAATGCTAGCTATAATTGCTCtagttgttaa